From a region of the Streptomyces sp. NBC_01454 genome:
- a CDS encoding mobilization protein yields MIPKIILGKGPHATRRTIGYLFGKGRANEHTDPHLVASWNGFAPDPGRSPHRNPKDVADQLATQLDQPIRMLGDKAPKFTVWHCPVRAAPEDPILTDEQWADVARRIVAAAGIAPDGDEAACRWVAVRHADDHIHIAATLVRQDGRRPRRGYDQRAVQKEARKIEVDYGLRRLNPGDGTAAKRPTSKEHFKAKRQGQDATAREVLRLRVRRAVAAASSEAEFFALLDAMGVTVRPKTGPSGDILGYSVALPGDVNKDSEPVWFSGSTLAGDLSLPKIRQRLADTRPEPTAVRPGDPWHQATAATERIPDHLTRGDDHVAQGQLVALGAALDLLPVTAPSTAKAELQQAAAAFERATRSRITADRDSARVLRRSVQTIWRDPGTAGDGSGTAMLLDAALTAVAFAMHWHRKHQHAQQEAAAQQTLVHLQAAYGPIAEPALSNLARRAPCQQTKHRYAHHLRQAVPKHAERIVEDRAWDALATVLAEAEARGHDAATVLDQALSQRSLDDARHPARALTWRIQRLGQRHAPGPQAQAAMARSTALQPAAPASTAAALPSSQKSPARRR; encoded by the coding sequence GTGATACCCAAGATCATCCTCGGCAAGGGCCCACACGCCACACGCCGCACGATCGGCTATCTCTTCGGCAAGGGTCGGGCCAACGAGCACACCGACCCCCACCTGGTGGCCTCCTGGAACGGCTTCGCCCCCGACCCCGGCCGCAGCCCGCACCGCAACCCCAAAGACGTGGCAGACCAGCTCGCCACACAGCTCGACCAGCCCATACGGATGCTCGGTGACAAGGCACCGAAGTTCACCGTGTGGCACTGCCCCGTCCGTGCCGCACCCGAGGACCCGATCCTGACCGACGAGCAGTGGGCGGACGTGGCGCGCCGGATCGTGGCCGCCGCCGGCATCGCACCCGACGGGGACGAGGCGGCGTGCCGGTGGGTGGCGGTGCGCCACGCGGACGACCACATCCACATCGCCGCCACATTGGTGCGCCAGGACGGCCGGCGCCCGCGCCGCGGCTACGACCAGCGCGCCGTCCAAAAGGAGGCTCGGAAGATCGAAGTGGACTACGGGCTGAGGCGGCTCAACCCGGGTGACGGCACCGCAGCCAAGCGCCCGACCAGCAAGGAGCACTTCAAGGCCAAGCGCCAGGGCCAGGACGCCACAGCGCGCGAGGTCCTGCGCCTGCGGGTACGCCGCGCAGTGGCTGCCGCGTCCAGCGAGGCCGAGTTCTTCGCGTTGCTGGACGCGATGGGCGTGACCGTACGGCCGAAGACCGGGCCCTCCGGCGACATCCTCGGCTACAGCGTCGCCCTGCCCGGCGACGTCAACAAGGACAGCGAGCCGGTGTGGTTCTCCGGCTCGACCCTCGCCGGCGACCTCTCCCTGCCCAAGATCCGCCAACGCCTCGCCGACACCCGCCCCGAACCGACCGCCGTCCGCCCTGGCGATCCGTGGCACCAGGCCACAGCCGCCACCGAACGCATCCCCGACCACCTCACCCGCGGCGACGACCACGTGGCGCAGGGACAGCTGGTCGCGCTCGGCGCGGCCCTGGACCTTCTGCCAGTCACCGCGCCTTCCACGGCGAAGGCCGAACTGCAGCAGGCCGCAGCTGCCTTCGAGCGCGCCACCCGCTCCCGCATCACCGCCGACCGCGACAGCGCACGCGTCCTGCGCCGCAGTGTCCAAACCATCTGGCGTGATCCAGGTACGGCGGGCGACGGGTCGGGGACGGCGATGCTGCTGGACGCCGCGCTCACCGCGGTGGCCTTCGCAATGCACTGGCACCGCAAGCACCAGCACGCCCAACAGGAGGCGGCAGCCCAGCAGACCCTCGTCCACCTCCAGGCCGCCTACGGACCGATCGCCGAACCCGCACTCAGCAACCTCGCCCGCCGCGCTCCCTGCCAGCAGACCAAGCACCGCTACGCCCACCACCTACGGCAGGCCGTCCCCAAACATGCCGAGCGCATTGTGGAAGACCGGGCCTGGGACGCACTCGCCACCGTGCTCGCCGAGGCAGAGGCGCGGGGCCACGACGCGGCCACAGTCCTCGACCAGGCGCTCAGCCAGCGTTCCCTGGACGACGCCCGTCACCCCGCCCGCGCGCTGACCTGGCGCATTCAGCGCCTCGGCCAGCGCCACGCCCCTGGCCCTCAGGCGCAGGCCGCCATGGCCCGCAGCACCGCGCTACAGCCCGCCGCACCAGCCTCCACCGCAGCAGCCCTCCCGTCCTCGCAAAAATCACCAGC
- a CDS encoding DUF2637 domain-containing protein → MPSPHTAPSASPVPLAAAIRAGVALLAVAAFALSYDALRQMAAASHIHPALTYAFPLVIDGFIAIGIGALLTLRQAPLSARLYVSALVGIATATSIWANVLHAIRLNEQARHTGLALDDITVGVISAIAPLALAGAVHFYLLVARGPAAPDTEGHRHNNSHTHARGNTASATAPLPARNTKTVDEPATKHVAEAAHQHGRPGGNQPCLSLEEAIDIGRTAPLGRSGRVSRRNIEKAIRDKGFGISRSRLDEVKNLLQAELDQAAASTG, encoded by the coding sequence TTGCCTTCACCGCACACCGCCCCATCCGCTTCCCCGGTGCCGCTGGCCGCCGCAATCCGCGCAGGTGTGGCGCTACTGGCCGTGGCGGCCTTCGCGCTCTCCTATGACGCCCTGCGCCAGATGGCCGCCGCCAGCCACATCCACCCGGCGCTCACGTACGCCTTCCCGCTCGTCATCGACGGCTTCATCGCCATCGGGATCGGCGCCCTGCTCACCCTTCGGCAAGCGCCTCTATCCGCCCGCCTCTATGTCTCGGCGCTGGTCGGCATCGCGACCGCCACAAGCATCTGGGCCAACGTCCTGCATGCCATCCGCCTCAACGAGCAGGCCCGCCACACAGGACTTGCCCTCGACGACATCACCGTGGGCGTCATCTCCGCCATCGCCCCACTCGCCCTGGCCGGAGCCGTTCACTTCTACCTTCTCGTCGCCCGGGGCCCGGCCGCCCCCGACACCGAGGGCCACCGCCACAACAACAGCCACACACACGCCAGGGGAAACACGGCCAGCGCCACAGCACCGCTCCCCGCCAGGAATACCAAGACCGTGGATGAACCGGCCACCAAGCACGTGGCGGAAGCCGCGCACCAGCACGGCAGGCCCGGAGGCAACCAGCCATGCCTCTCCCTGGAAGAGGCCATCGACATCGGCCGCACAGCCCCCCTTGGGCGATCCGGTCGCGTCTCGCGCCGCAACATCGAAAAGGCGATCCGCGACAAGGGGTTCGGTATCTCCCGCAGCCGCCTGGATGAAGTCAAGAACCTGCTGCAGGCCGAACTCGACCAGGCCGCCGCAAGTACCGGCTGA
- the mobC gene encoding plasmid mobilization relaxosome protein MobC, which produces MHPRYNDDEFDILQEAAGLSHMALGGYVAESSLAAARSDDPTAAVADYRAAVKALMSANGQLGKIGSNLNQLTRHLNEDGAWPYHDLVQRLLERVEASIARLDTAIDRVTTGR; this is translated from the coding sequence GTGCACCCCCGCTACAACGACGACGAGTTCGACATCCTCCAGGAAGCCGCTGGCCTGAGCCACATGGCGCTCGGTGGCTACGTCGCCGAGTCGTCGCTCGCCGCTGCCCGCTCCGACGATCCCACGGCAGCCGTCGCCGACTACCGCGCCGCGGTCAAGGCGCTGATGAGCGCCAACGGACAGCTCGGCAAAATCGGCAGCAACCTCAACCAGCTCACCCGGCACCTCAATGAGGACGGCGCCTGGCCCTACCACGACCTCGTCCAGCGGCTCCTGGAACGCGTTGAGGCATCCATCGCCCGGCTGGACACCGCCATCGACCGCGTGACCACGGGGCGGTGA